In the Deltaproteobacteria bacterium genome, AGAAAGCGGGCGGATCGCCCTCGCCGCCAGCGTCATCTCCAGCGTCACGTTAGCGGAGTTAGAAGTTGGCGTGGTCAAGGCGCCGAACCGTCCGCGGCAACAGCTCGACGACTTCTTGGAGCAGGTTCTGGTCGCCGATTTCGACACCGCCGCGGCTCGTCACTACGGCGAGATCCGCGCCCACTTGGAGAAGAAGGGGAGCACCATCGGTCCGCTGGATCTGTTGATCGCCGCGCATGCTCGGAGCCGCGGCGCCAGTCTGGTGACCGCGAATGTCCGGGAGTTTCGCCGTGTCCCCGGGCTGAAGTGCATCGGATGGATACGCGTCTCACGGATCGCGCAGCCAGGCAGATAGTCGGCCGGCCTTGAGTGGTTTCGCCGATCTCCGACAAGCCGGTATCCAGTGGCTGATCGCCGACTCGACGATGGAGTTGTACCAGTGCAAGCTGATGGTGCTGCACGCGGCATACAAGATCGATCGCGGTGACGACTTCCGCAGCGAAGTGTCGATGGCCAAGCACTTCGTCGCCAACTCGCTCGGGCGCATCATCGACCGCGCCATCCAGGTGCACGGCGCGCTCGGCTACTCGACCGACACGCCCGTCCTGAGCCCCGTCGAAGGGCCGCTGGCGCACATGGCTCAGCAAGCCCGTTGGGCGCGCTTCGCCGACGGCGCCGACGAAGTGCATCAATGGCGCATCGCGCAACGCACCATCGACGCCTACAAACGCGACAAGTCGACGCGCGCGGCGACGGGGAATCTGCCGCTGTGATGTCGGGCGGGCTTCGCTCGATCAGCCCGGCGATCACCGCCGCACCATGAAGATCGAACGTCTCCCATCCGATTTTCATGGATCGCCTTTGGGGCAAGCTCATGGTGTTGCCACCACCCACAAGATCGATCGGGGTGAAGACTTCCGCAGCGAAGTGTCGATGGCCACCCCTCTTCACCCCAAAATCCGGCCAGTCGTCGACACTTCAAAACCGGCCAGTTGTACCGGGCGTCGAGACGGAAGTCGGTCTAGCTCTTCGAGACGTCATCCTGCAAGGAGTGATGCCTCTTCGTGCGAGCTACCGGCCCTTTGCGCGCCGCGGGGGGCGCCGATCCCGCCCACGATTTGCCTGCCGCCCTAATCCCTAACCCCGGTGCGCTCGGCTGCGAGTTGAGCCAGGCGCGCCTGCAGGAACCGACGCTCGGCGGGCTGGCGCGTCAGCTCAAGCGCACGTTGGTAGGAGGCCCGCGCCGCCTCGGCGAGGCCGAGCCTCCGCTGCATGTCGGCGCGCGCGGCGTGGGCCAGATGGTAATCGTCGAGGTCGCCCTGCGCCAGCACCGCTTCGATGGCCGCGAGCCCGGCCTCGGGCCCGTCACGCATGCCGAGGGCAACTGCGCGGTTCAGGGCCACCACCGGCGAGGGGTCGACGCGACACAGCACGTCGTAGAGCGCGACGATCTGGACCCAGTCGGTTTCGCCGGCGCTCGGCGCCTCGACGTGAACAGCGGCGATGGCCGCCTGCAGGAGGTAGGGTCCGACGCGTCGCGAGCCCAGAGCCCGCTCGATCAGGCCCTGAGCTTCAGCGATCCGCCCGCGGTCCCATAGCGACCGGTTCTGATTCTCCAGCAGGATGAGGTCGCCGGCCGCGTCGACGCGCGTGGCGCGCCGCGCCTCGTGCAGCAGCATCAGGGCGAGCAGGCCCAGGGCCTCGGGTTCGTCGAGGAGCTCGACCACCAGCCGGCCCAGCCGGATCGCCTCCGCGCAAAGATCGTCCCGCGTCAGGCTCTGCCCCTGGGTCGCCGCATAGCCCTCGTTGAAGATCAGATAGACCACCTGCAGCGCACTCTCGAGCCGCGCTGGTAGCTCGGCGAGGGCCGGGACCTCGTAGGGGATGGCCTCGTCGCGGATCTTCGCCTTCGCCCGCACGATGCGCTGAGCGATGGTCGGTGCGGGCGCCAGATAGGCGCGGGCGATCTCCTCGGTGGTCAGCCCGCCCACCTCGCGCAAGGTGAGCGCGATGCGCGCGTCCGGCGCGAGCGCCGAGTGGCAGCAGGTGAAGATCAGCCGCAGTTCGTCATCCTGAATGTGCTCGGGCATGGTCGTCTCCGGCGCCGGGTCCGCCAACGCTGCCAGCTCTGGCAAGGCGTCCGCCAGCCGCGCCTGCCGGCGCCAGCGGTCGATGATCTTGAAGCGGCCAGTGGAGACCAGCCAGGAATAGGGATTGGTCGGAACGCCCTCGCGCGGCCATTGCTCGGCCGCGGCGGCGAAGGCCTCGTGAAGAGCCTCCTCTGCCGCGTCGAAGCCGCCGAGGAGCCGAATCAGCGTCGCGAGCACGCGCCGCGCCTCGGTGCGGTAGGCAGCCTCCAGGGCGTCACGCGCGCCGGCCGTGCTCATAGTTGCGGACGGGGCTTGCTAAAGTCCACGATCGGCCGCACCTCGATGAAGCCCAGCCTGGCCAGCGGAATCCCCGCCGCGATCCGCACGGCCTCGTTGAAGTCGCGCGCCTCGATCAAAATGAAGCCGCCCAGCACCTCTTTGGTCTCCATGAACGGACCGTCGGTCGCCGACATCTTCCCGTCGCGGACCTGCACGGTCATGGCTTGATCGGGCAGCTGCAGGGCTTGGTCCATCACCATGTTGCCGCTGGCCTTCAACTCGTTGTTGTAGACCCCGGAAGCGCCGAGGACCACCTTGGCCTCCGCGCTTTGACCGAAGACTTTCTGGGGGTCGAAGTAGATCAAGCAGGCATAGCGCATGATGGGGCTCCTTTTTCTCGCACCTTGAATACGCCTTGTCGTTCAGCGCCGCTGGAATTCGACACAGTACAATTTTTTTCAGGCGATTGTCGAAGCGGCACGGCGCGCGGCGACTAGGACGGTGATCCCTTCGCCCAGGAGCCCTGGCCATGACCACCGATACCCCCTTCGTTCCGCTCACCTGCGGCTGCAAATGCGGGAAGGTGCGCTTCAACGCCGCCGACGCCGCGTCGCAATATGCCCTAGAGACAACCACCGCGGGGTCTATGGCGGCTTTGCCCCGATGTTCGACAGCACAGGAGTAGCTGATGTCTGCACCACCGAAGAACGACATGACTGCTTCATGCTCATGCGGAAGCGTCGAACTCGAAGCGATCGGCGCTCCAATTTCAAGCGTTGTCTGCTACTGCGACGATTGCCAGGAAGGTTCCCGCCAAATTGAAGCGTTACCGAATGCACGTCCCGTTCAAGATCCCGATGGCGGAACCGCATACATCCTCTTCCGGAAGGATCGCGTCAGATGCTCGAGGGGCGCCCGGCTCTTGAAGAGCCACAAGATCAGAGAGAGATCGGCCACAAATCGAGTCGTCGCCACCTGCTGCAATTCAGCCATGTTCCTCAACTTCGATGACGGGAGGCATTGGGTTTCGATGTACCGGGCGCGGGTTCAAGGAGATATCCCGCCCTTGCAGATGCGCATTTGCACAAAGTTCAAGCCCGAGAACGGCGATGTTCCGAGCGACGTGCCCAGTTACTCGACTTTCCCCCTAAAGTTTCTGGCGAAGCTCCTTGCTGCCCGGATTGCAATGCTGCTTCATCGATGAGCCTCGGTCGTGCGGGCGCATGTGTCCGCGGGCGGAAAAGGGGGCAAGACACCCAGGCGCTCGGCAAATCGCGTGGACACCTGACTGGCCGGGTTTGAATCGGCGCCAAAGTCGGTGGACACCTCCTCATCACTGGCCGGATTTGCTGCGAGCCGGCGTCGGCGCGGCCCTCGGACCTCGATCCCAGCCGCTTTCAGGTAGCCGTTGATCGGAGAATCTGATCGAGGAGTCCTCGTGGTAGTGTTCACGGTGCGACAGCCAGGAGACGTGGTGCGCCTCATCAGTGCGCGTCCAGCCCGCAGGAAGGAGCGCAGGCAGTATGAAGAGAGCAAAAGACTTTCCAATTGAGCAGGCGCGTCGCGTGACCGCGCGTGAAGTGGAGGCGGCACGCAAGGCCATCGAAGAGAGGCTGGGGCGCAAGCGAGTCCGGCGGGGACGGCCACCGAAGGGGGACGAAAAGTACGCACCCTTCTCGATTCGCTTGCATCCTCGTGTGATCGCTTGGGCTAAGAAGGAAGCGAAGCGGCGCGGTTTGGGATACCAGACGGTGATCAACGAAGCGTTGATCAAGGCGACCGCGTAGATGCGTTCGGATTGAGATTGAAGCTGGCTCGTTGGAGAGGAGATTCATTCCATGCACATCCCTCGCTTCATGCGGCAGGTGAACCGGGTGTTCACCAATCCACTCCTGGGCACGTTCGCTTGGCTGGTTCCGCCGCTGGCCATTGTGCACCACGTCGGGCGCAAGAGCGGACGACCGTACCGCACACCGGTGGTCGCCTTCCCCAGCGCGGCCGGCTTCGTGATTCCCATGACCTACGGCCGTGATGTCGACTGGGCACGCAACCTCGTCGCTGCCGATGGTTGCGAAATCGTGCAAATGGGCCGGCGAACCAACTTGTGCAACCCGCGCATCGTCGGCTTCAAGGTTGCCGAGTCGCATCTTCCCGCCGCCGTGCGCCCCGTTCTACGCGCTGCGGATTTTCCCGGCTACGTTCTGCTCGACACCGCCACCGACAAATCGCGCCGCGCGGAGAAGTCATCGTCGCGTTCGAAACCGGCGCGCAACCGCTGACCATCACGCTGGTCGTGACACCCCGCGTGCGACAGGCTACTGTCGTCCGGCAACGAGGAGATGCCGAACGATGACTGCAGCGGAGCAAACGTTCGATCCCGCAACACTCGATCTCATCACCCCCGAACACTACGAACAGAACGGGTATCCGCACCCGGAGTGGACGTGGCTGCGGCGCCACGACCCGGTCTTCTGGTACGATCGCTCGAACGTCGATCCGTTTTGGGCGATCACCAAGCATGCCGACATCATCGCCATTGGCAAACAGCCGGAGCTGTTTCTCAATGCGCCGCGTCTCGCGGTGTTCACCAATGATCTACCGCCGCCGCCGGAAGGTCAGTCGCGGCACTTGCTCAACATGGACCCGCCGGATCACAACCGCTACCGCCGCATCAGCAGCGGATGGTTTACCCCGCGCGCCATCCGAGCCATGGACGGCAACATCGAACGCGTGACTCGTGAAGTGCTCGATGCCGCAGCCGAGAAGGAGGAGGGCGACTTCGTCCGCGACATCTCGGCGAAGATCACGATCGCGGTGATCGCGGAGATGCTCGGCGTGCCGCGGCCCGATTGGGATCTGCTGTTTCGCTGGACCAACGAGATCATCGCCCCACAAGATCCCGAGTTCCAGCACGGGGCCACACCCACCGAGACAATCGAACGCTCGCGCATAGAACTCTTCACCTACTTCCACGATCTTGCCACGCGGCGGCGCAGCCAACCGAGCGACGACATCGTGAGCGTCATCGCCAACGCTCAGATGAATGACGAGCCGCTGCCCCCGGTGGAGTTGCTCTCGTATTTCTTTCTCCTCGTCGTGGCCGGCAACGAGACCACTCGCAATGCGATGACCGGCGGGATGCTGGCTCTTCTCGATCACCCCGACGAATGGGAGAAACTCCGCCACGACCCCGCGCGGCTGGATGGCGCCGTCGAGGAGATCGTGCGGTGGACGACGCCGGTGATCCAGTTTGCGCGCACGGCGACGCGCGACACCGAGCTGCGCGGCAAGACGATCCGCACCGGTCAGTCGGTGTGCCTATTTTATGGCTCAGGCAACCGCGACGACGAGGTGTTCCAGGATCCTTTCACCTTCCGCATCGACCGCGAGCCCAATCCGCACATCGGTTTTGGCATGGGCGAGCACGTGTGCCTGGGCGCGCACCTCGCCCGCCTCGAACTTCGCCACGCCTTCGGACAGCTCCGCGCGCGACTCGAACGGTGCGAGCTCAGTGGCCCGGTTGCGCGCGTTCGTTCGAGTTTCGTCGGCGGGATTAAGCGCGCGCCGATGCGCTGGCGCATCGCGCCGGCTCATGCAGCGACGAGTTGACCTCGCTCATCCCATCGGCCCCTGATACACTTCCGCGAACCGCATCAGCAGCTCCATCGGGATCGCCAGGTTGGCGTCGCGGTCGGTCTTCACGCACACCACCGCCGGGCCCTTGGCGGCTTTGGCGCGGCGGAGGGCGGACTCAACGTCTTCGATCCGCTCGGCGTACTCGCCGTAACAGCCGAGACCTTCGGCGACACGATCCCAGCGCACTGTCCCTTGCTGGGTGCCGAACGTCTGGCCGTAGAGCATCTGCTCGTTCGGCTCCTCCATGGTCCATGAGCCTTCGGCGAAGACGATGGTCGTGATCTTCACGCCGTCGCGCGCCGCGGATTGCATCTCCATGAAGTTGAAACCGGCGGCGCCATCGCCGGTCACGCACACGACCTCGCGCTGCGATGCGCCGAGCTTCGCGCCGATGGCCGACGGAATGCCGGTGCCGAGCATGCCGAGTTCGAGAATGTTGTGGTACGAGCGCGGCTGCGTCGGCGGCAAACACGAGTGCGCCCACAGCGAGGTGTTGCCACCGTCGGCGGTATAGACCGCGTTCTTGCCGAAAACCGCGCCGACTGTTTGCAGCACGTGTGCCGGATGGATGCCGGGGCCCTTCCAACCCGCAATCGGCGCCAGCAGTTCATCCCACCAGGCCTGTGCCGCTTGTCGATAGCGCGCGAGGTCGGCGCCGTCGCGCGGACGCGCTTTCATGTTTCGCAGCAGTTGTACGAGTCCCTCGATGGTGTGCTTGGCGTCGGCGACGATGCCGAGCGCCAACGGTCGAGTAACACCCATGTTGCGCGCGTCGATGTCGATCTGGATGAGCCGCTGATGCGACGGATCGCCCCAGTACTTGTCGAACGGAAGGTCGAGATTGCCAAGCCGCGACGCGGCGACGAGCACGACATCGGCTTCCTGCTTCACCACATCCGCACCGCGCCCGAACCCGAAGATGTAGTTCGAATGATCGAGCGGGACGGCGGAGCGCCCGGCCATCGTGGTCATCACCGGACAGTTGAGCAACGTGACGAGTTCCAGCAGCGCGGCGTTGGCATCCGCGCGGTCGACGCCGGCGCCCGCGAGCACCAGCGGTCGCTGCGCATTGGCGAGCAGCTCGGCTGCTTGTCGCAGTTGAGCGTCGGACGCTTGTGGCCGCGGCGCACGGTAGGAATCCGGCGGCAAGACCGGCGCGCTCTGCTCCTCTCCTGTCGCGTACAACACGGGCGCCGGCAACTCGATGTGAACCGGGCCGGGTCGCCCCGTCCACATTTCGCGGAAAGCGATGCGCACCACTTCGGGGATTCGCTCCCACGACAAGATGGGTCCGCCCCACTTGACGCATGGCTTGAAAACATCGAGTTGATCCTGCCCTTGGAAGGTCGACGGCGGTGATGGATAGACGAGGCCGAGCCGGTGCTGCGAGGTGATCGCCACCACGGGCACGCCCTCGTGGCGTGCGGTGATGACACCGGGCAGCAAATTGGCGGAGCCGGGACCGGGGTTGCCGAGAACCGCGGCGACCTGTCCCGTCGTTTTGTAGAGTCCCTCCGCCATGTGCACTCCCGCCGCTTCGTGCCGAACCGGAAACAACCGGATCTCGTGCGCGGCGAGTTGGGCAAGGAGCGGATCGATCTCGGGTGACGGAAGTCCGAACACGAACTTCACCCCTTCGTTGGCGAGACAACGCGCGAGCAGTTCACCGCCGGTGATTGCGCTCATCGAATCCTCCCTGTCGGGCACTTGAAGAGCGCTGCGCTCCAGACCCGGCAGCATAGCGCTAGCGCTGGGGTCGTACCGCTGTCAATCGCTGCACAGCTAATGTAGGAGCCTAGCCAGTGTCCCGCTTTAGAAGATCGCAGAATATTCCCCACCTCTCGATGCTCCCCTGGCGGAAGAGTGTAGGGGCGATGCATGCATCGCCCTCCGTCTTCGTTGCAGCGGACACGTCGATAAGCGGGCGACGCATGCGTCGCCCCTACAGGGAGCGGGAAGTCTGGTGGGGAACAGATGGTGGCCTCGAGGTGAAATGAGAAGAGTCTGGCTTCTTCTTGCGCTCGCGGTTTCCGCGATCGCGCCGGCTACCGGCGCGGAGATCGCGTGTCCCGATACCGATGTCGGGCGCGTGGCGGTGGTCGCTGATGGCTTGCTCGTCGTCGCACCACAGATGCAAGGGCTGCAGCCCGACGACCTCCTGCTTCAACTGAACAGCCACGTGCTGCACAGTTGCAACGACCTCACGCAGGCGATGGCGGAGGCTCGCGACCGTCAACTCGCCTCGTTGTTGCTGATTCGCCGCCAGCAGGTGACACACGCGTTCGTGCTGCAACCGCCGCTCGCTGCGCCGCCCGCAGTGCCGCTCACGGCAGAAACCCTGGCCGACTCGATCGCAGCGACAGCGACCTCCCAACCCGCGCTCACGCCGCCGCCGGCTACGTTCACGCCGCCATCGATGACGCTCACGCCGGCGCCGCTCGCGCGCTCTGCTGTCGCGCTCGTGCGCGACATGCTGGTCCATCTTCGCGAACTCGGGCGGTCGATGCAGGCTAAGCTCCCGTTACCGTCGGCTCAACCGTGGGCACGCGAGGTGGGCGATCTGCGACAGGCGTATGAGCAGCATCAGGTCGAGCAGCCGGCGCTACGATTGGTAGAGCCGATCCTTGCCTACTACCAAACCATCGCCGAGATCCTCGTCTACAAGGAGCGGACCTTCCGCAACGCCGGCAACACTCGTTCCCAACCAGACGTTGTGCTGCCCTACAACAACGGCTCGCAAGTCAGTGGATGGTTGCAACGGTATCCGTTCTTGCAAGCCAGCGTGATCGCGCCGCCCGACACGGTGCTGGGCTTTGCGGAAGGCAGCGGACGCTGGTCGCCCGACCGCGCGGTCGCGCTGCTCGTCGAACGCGCGCTGGCAGATGGGGATGCACTGGCGCAGCGGTTGGATGCCACAAACTAACTCGTGACAGACACTTCGATGCACCAAGGAGGCGCCGATGAACGATCCCGCTCCGG is a window encoding:
- a CDS encoding type II toxin-antitoxin system VapC family toxin; the protein is MATAFVLDTDVCIDLIRGRVPANDSESGRIALAASVISSVTLAELEVGVVKAPNRPRQQLDDFLEQVLVADFDTAAARHYGEIRAHLEKKGSTIGPLDLLIAAHARSRGASLVTANVREFRRVPGLKCIGWIRVSRIAQPGR
- a CDS encoding RNA polymerase sigma factor; the encoded protein is MSTAGARDALEAAYRTEARRVLATLIRLLGGFDAAEEALHEAFAAAAEQWPREGVPTNPYSWLVSTGRFKIIDRWRRQARLADALPELAALADPAPETTMPEHIQDDELRLIFTCCHSALAPDARIALTLREVGGLTTEEIARAYLAPAPTIAQRIVRAKAKIRDEAIPYEVPALAELPARLESALQVVYLIFNEGYAATQGQSLTRDDLCAEAIRLGRLVVELLDEPEALGLLALMLLHEARRATRVDAAGDLILLENQNRSLWDRGRIAEAQGLIERALGSRRVGPYLLQAAIAAVHVEAPSAGETDWVQIVALYDVLCRVDPSPVVALNRAVALGMRDGPEAGLAAIEAVLAQGDLDDYHLAHAARADMQRRLGLAEAARASYQRALELTRQPAERRFLQARLAQLAAERTGVRD
- a CDS encoding YciI family protein translates to MRYACLIYFDPQKVFGQSAEAKVVLGASGVYNNELKASGNMVMDQALQLPDQAMTVQVRDGKMSATDGPFMETKEVLGGFILIEARDFNEAVRIAAGIPLARLGFIEVRPIVDFSKPRPQL
- a CDS encoding BrnT family toxin, translated to MIGESDRGVLVVVFTVRQPGDVVRLISARPARRKERRQYEESKRLSN
- a CDS encoding BrnA antitoxin family protein encodes the protein MKRAKDFPIEQARRVTAREVEAARKAIEERLGRKRVRRGRPPKGDEKYAPFSIRLHPRVIAWAKKEAKRRGLGYQTVINEALIKATA
- a CDS encoding nitroreductase family deazaflavin-dependent oxidoreductase, producing MHIPRFMRQVNRVFTNPLLGTFAWLVPPLAIVHHVGRKSGRPYRTPVVAFPSAAGFVIPMTYGRDVDWARNLVAADGCEIVQMGRRTNLCNPRIVGFKVAESHLPAAVRPVLRAADFPGYVLLDTATDKSRRAEKSSSRSKPARNR
- a CDS encoding cytochrome P450, yielding MTAAEQTFDPATLDLITPEHYEQNGYPHPEWTWLRRHDPVFWYDRSNVDPFWAITKHADIIAIGKQPELFLNAPRLAVFTNDLPPPPEGQSRHLLNMDPPDHNRYRRISSGWFTPRAIRAMDGNIERVTREVLDAAAEKEEGDFVRDISAKITIAVIAEMLGVPRPDWDLLFRWTNEIIAPQDPEFQHGATPTETIERSRIELFTYFHDLATRRRSQPSDDIVSVIANAQMNDEPLPPVELLSYFFLLVVAGNETTRNAMTGGMLALLDHPDEWEKLRHDPARLDGAVEEIVRWTTPVIQFARTATRDTELRGKTIRTGQSVCLFYGSGNRDDEVFQDPFTFRIDREPNPHIGFGMGEHVCLGAHLARLELRHAFGQLRARLERCELSGPVARVRSSFVGGIKRAPMRWRIAPAHAATS
- a CDS encoding thiamine pyrophosphate-binding protein, with translation MSAITGGELLARCLANEGVKFVFGLPSPEIDPLLAQLAAHEIRLFPVRHEAAGVHMAEGLYKTTGQVAAVLGNPGPGSANLLPGVITARHEGVPVVAITSQHRLGLVYPSPPSTFQGQDQLDVFKPCVKWGGPILSWERIPEVVRIAFREMWTGRPGPVHIELPAPVLYATGEEQSAPVLPPDSYRAPRPQASDAQLRQAAELLANAQRPLVLAGAGVDRADANAALLELVTLLNCPVMTTMAGRSAVPLDHSNYIFGFGRGADVVKQEADVVLVAASRLGNLDLPFDKYWGDPSHQRLIQIDIDARNMGVTRPLALGIVADAKHTIEGLVQLLRNMKARPRDGADLARYRQAAQAWWDELLAPIAGWKGPGIHPAHVLQTVGAVFGKNAVYTADGGNTSLWAHSCLPPTQPRSYHNILELGMLGTGIPSAIGAKLGASQREVVCVTGDGAAGFNFMEMQSAARDGVKITTIVFAEGSWTMEEPNEQMLYGQTFGTQQGTVRWDRVAEGLGCYGEYAERIEDVESALRRAKAAKGPAVVCVKTDRDANLAIPMELLMRFAEVYQGPMG